In Salvelinus alpinus chromosome 30, SLU_Salpinus.1, whole genome shotgun sequence, a single genomic region encodes these proteins:
- the LOC139560125 gene encoding CMRF35-like molecule 9 isoform X3, with translation MRGGKAEIRCPYREEWRSHQKYLCKGVCTVFNKDKVIKTEAEENSTSNGRYSLKGNREESVFIVTITNLTLNDAGRYWCGEETVKWKLDNYVEVNLIVSRVTPTITTTTRTSATTTASNPGSPTLSSLATSISKSSSISSSSSISPSSSISSPSSISPSSSISSSSSISSPTQNGFADSTAPRVNTDTQINIEGCHGDGDYEEIKDRPLQSSSGSETTTIYSTAKLPTSPSNSLNYDNVNFHKNPSCPNEATAAIAKKGTFSGDYATVNVSQNPAYSTVNHPHSSSEAPPIYSTVSKSRDT, from the exons ATGAGGGGGGGCAAGGCAGAGATCAGATGCCCCtatagagaggagtggaggagccaCCAGAAGTACCTCTGCAAAGGGGTTTGTACTGTTTTTAATAAAGACAAAGTTATTAAGACTGAGGCGGAGGAAAACAGCACTTCTAACGGGAGATACTCTCTGAAGGGCAACAGAGAGGAAAGTGTCTTCATCGTGACCATCACCAACCTGACGTTAAACGATGCTGGGAGATACTGGTGTGGAGAGGAAACAGTCAAATGGAAACTAGATAACTACGTTGAAGTCAACCTTATAGTCTCTAGAG TGACACCAACAATAACCACCACCACAAGAACATCTGCTACAACAACAGCATCAAACCCAGGTTCACCAACACTGTCATCCTTAGCCACCTCCATCTCAAAATCATCATCcatctcatcatcatcatccatctCACCATCATCATCCATCTCATCACCATCATCCATCTCACCATCATCATCcatctcatcatcatcatccatctCATCACCAACACAAAATGGATTTG CTGACTCCACAGCACCCAGGGTCAACACAGACACTCAGATCAAcatagag gGTTGTCATGGGGATGGTGACTATGAGGAAATAAAGGACCGCCCCCTACAGTCCAGTTCAGGTAGTGAGACCACCACCATCTACTCCACCGCAAAATTACCCACAAGCCCCTCTAACTCTCTCAACTACGACAACGTCAACTTCCACAAGAACCCCAGTTGCCCCAATGAAGCCACTGCCGCCATCGCTAAAAAGGGCACTTTTTCTGGTGACTATGCCACTGTCAACGTAAGTCAAAACCCTGCCTACTCTACTGTCAATCATCCACACAGCTCCTCTGAGGCTCCTCCCATCTACTCCACAGTGAGCAAATCCAGAGACACCTGA
- the LOC139560125 gene encoding CMRF35-like molecule 3 isoform X1, with product MRGGKAEIRCPYREEWRSHQKYLCKGVCTVFNKDKVIKTEAEENSTSNGRYSLKGNREESVFIVTITNLTLNDAGRYWCGEETVKWKLDNYVEVNLIVSRVTPTITTTTRTSATTTASNPGSPTLSSLATSISKSSSISSSSSISPSSSISSPSSISPSSSISSSSSISSPTQNGFDTSVVLIVSGILVMLLLVLVVSLLIVYRWKFNKETADSTAPRVNTDTQINIEGCHGDGDYEEIKDRPLQSSSGSETTTIYSTAKLPTSPSNSLNYDNVNFHKNPSCPNEATAAIAKKGTFSGDYATVNVSQNPAYSTVNHPHSSSEAPPIYSTVSKSRDT from the exons ATGAGGGGGGGCAAGGCAGAGATCAGATGCCCCtatagagaggagtggaggagccaCCAGAAGTACCTCTGCAAAGGGGTTTGTACTGTTTTTAATAAAGACAAAGTTATTAAGACTGAGGCGGAGGAAAACAGCACTTCTAACGGGAGATACTCTCTGAAGGGCAACAGAGAGGAAAGTGTCTTCATCGTGACCATCACCAACCTGACGTTAAACGATGCTGGGAGATACTGGTGTGGAGAGGAAACAGTCAAATGGAAACTAGATAACTACGTTGAAGTCAACCTTATAGTCTCTAGAG TGACACCAACAATAACCACCACCACAAGAACATCTGCTACAACAACAGCATCAAACCCAGGTTCACCAACACTGTCATCCTTAGCCACCTCCATCTCAAAATCATCATCcatctcatcatcatcatccatctCACCATCATCATCCATCTCATCACCATCATCCATCTCACCATCATCATCcatctcatcatcatcatccatctCATCACCAACACAAAATGGATTTG ATACATCAGTGGTCCTCATAGTATCTGGGATTCTGGTCATGCTGCTATTGGTGCTTGTGGTCAGCCTGCTCATAGTCTATAGATGGAAATTCAACAAGGAAACAG CTGACTCCACAGCACCCAGGGTCAACACAGACACTCAGATCAAcatagag gGTTGTCATGGGGATGGTGACTATGAGGAAATAAAGGACCGCCCCCTACAGTCCAGTTCAGGTAGTGAGACCACCACCATCTACTCCACCGCAAAATTACCCACAAGCCCCTCTAACTCTCTCAACTACGACAACGTCAACTTCCACAAGAACCCCAGTTGCCCCAATGAAGCCACTGCCGCCATCGCTAAAAAGGGCACTTTTTCTGGTGACTATGCCACTGTCAACGTAAGTCAAAACCCTGCCTACTCTACTGTCAATCATCCACACAGCTCCTCTGAGGCTCCTCCCATCTACTCCACAGTGAGCAAATCCAGAGACACCTGA
- the LOC139560125 gene encoding uncharacterized protein isoform X2, with amino-acid sequence MRGGKAEIRCPYREEWRSHQKYLCKGGNREESVFIVTITNLTLNDAGRYWCGEETVKWKLDNYVEVNLIVSRVTPTITTTTRTSATTTASNPGSPTLSSLATSISKSSSISSSSSISPSSSISSPSSISPSSSISSSSSISSPTQNGFDTSVVLIVSGILVMLLLVLVVSLLIVYRWKFNKETADSTAPRVNTDTQINIEGCHGDGDYEEIKDRPLQSSSGSETTTIYSTAKLPTSPSNSLNYDNVNFHKNPSCPNEATAAIAKKGTFSGDYATVNVSQNPAYSTVNHPHSSSEAPPIYSTVSKSRDT; translated from the exons ATGAGGGGGGGCAAGGCAGAGATCAGATGCCCCtatagagaggagtggaggagccaCCAGAAGTACCTCTGCAAAGGG GGCAACAGAGAGGAAAGTGTCTTCATCGTGACCATCACCAACCTGACGTTAAACGATGCTGGGAGATACTGGTGTGGAGAGGAAACAGTCAAATGGAAACTAGATAACTACGTTGAAGTCAACCTTATAGTCTCTAGAG TGACACCAACAATAACCACCACCACAAGAACATCTGCTACAACAACAGCATCAAACCCAGGTTCACCAACACTGTCATCCTTAGCCACCTCCATCTCAAAATCATCATCcatctcatcatcatcatccatctCACCATCATCATCCATCTCATCACCATCATCCATCTCACCATCATCATCcatctcatcatcatcatccatctCATCACCAACACAAAATGGATTTG ATACATCAGTGGTCCTCATAGTATCTGGGATTCTGGTCATGCTGCTATTGGTGCTTGTGGTCAGCCTGCTCATAGTCTATAGATGGAAATTCAACAAGGAAACAG CTGACTCCACAGCACCCAGGGTCAACACAGACACTCAGATCAAcatagag gGTTGTCATGGGGATGGTGACTATGAGGAAATAAAGGACCGCCCCCTACAGTCCAGTTCAGGTAGTGAGACCACCACCATCTACTCCACCGCAAAATTACCCACAAGCCCCTCTAACTCTCTCAACTACGACAACGTCAACTTCCACAAGAACCCCAGTTGCCCCAATGAAGCCACTGCCGCCATCGCTAAAAAGGGCACTTTTTCTGGTGACTATGCCACTGTCAACGTAAGTCAAAACCCTGCCTACTCTACTGTCAATCATCCACACAGCTCCTCTGAGGCTCCTCCCATCTACTCCACAGTGAGCAAATCCAGAGACACCTGA